The Streptomyces sp. NBC_01197 genome window below encodes:
- the manA gene encoding mannose-6-phosphate isomerase, class I has translation MDRLANTVRPYAWGSTTAIPALTGTEPTGEPQAEMWLGAHPGAPSRIDRGTGDQALSAVIEADPEAELGAPAVAKFGPRLPFLLKILAAGAPLSLQVHPDLAQAKEGYADEERRGVPVDAPHRNYKDANHKPELICALTHFDGFCGFRAPAESADLLAALDVDSLKPYVDILRAHPEEAALREVLTAVLSADPAGMKATVTDAAAAAERLGGAHAPYASIAHHYPGDPGVIAAMLLNHVQLQPGEALFLGAGIPHAYLNGLGVEIMANSDNVLRCGLTPKHVDVPELLRIVRFEATEPGILRPEAAPDGEELYETPIDEFRLSRYVRPEDTRPLPLPAATPQILLCTAGAPRVGELALAPGQSVFVPAGENVTLSGTGTVFRATVVA, from the coding sequence ATGGACCGCCTCGCCAACACCGTGCGCCCCTACGCCTGGGGCTCGACCACCGCCATCCCGGCCCTCACCGGCACCGAGCCCACCGGCGAGCCGCAGGCCGAGATGTGGCTGGGCGCCCACCCCGGAGCCCCGTCCCGCATCGACCGCGGTACGGGCGACCAGGCACTCTCGGCCGTCATCGAAGCGGACCCGGAGGCCGAACTGGGCGCGCCGGCGGTAGCGAAGTTCGGCCCGCGACTGCCCTTCCTGCTCAAAATCCTCGCGGCCGGAGCCCCGCTCTCCCTCCAGGTCCACCCCGACCTCGCCCAGGCGAAGGAGGGGTACGCGGACGAAGAGCGCCGCGGCGTCCCGGTCGACGCCCCGCACCGCAACTACAAGGACGCCAACCACAAGCCCGAACTCATCTGCGCGCTGACGCACTTCGACGGCTTCTGCGGCTTCCGCGCACCCGCCGAATCGGCCGACCTGCTCGCTGCTCTCGACGTCGACTCGCTCAAGCCGTACGTGGACATCCTGCGCGCACACCCCGAGGAGGCGGCGCTGCGCGAGGTCCTGACGGCGGTCCTGTCCGCGGACCCCGCCGGGATGAAGGCCACGGTCACCGATGCCGCCGCCGCGGCCGAACGCCTCGGCGGCGCCCACGCCCCGTACGCCTCGATCGCCCACCACTACCCCGGCGACCCGGGCGTCATCGCCGCGATGCTGCTCAACCACGTACAACTCCAGCCCGGCGAAGCACTGTTCCTCGGCGCCGGCATTCCGCACGCGTACCTCAACGGCCTCGGCGTCGAAATCATGGCGAACTCGGACAACGTGCTCCGCTGCGGTCTGACCCCGAAACACGTCGACGTCCCCGAACTGCTCCGTATCGTCCGCTTCGAGGCGACCGAACCCGGCATCCTGCGCCCGGAAGCGGCTCCGGACGGCGAGGAGCTGTACGAGACCCCGATCGACGAGTTCCGGCTCTCGCGCTACGTACGCCCCGAGGACACCCGCCCACTCCCGCTGCCCGCGGCCACCCCGCAGATCCTGCTCTGCACGGCGGGCGCTCCCCGTGTGGGCGAACTCGCCCTGGCGCCGGGCCAGTCGGTGTTCGTCCCGGCGGGCGAGAACGTCACCCTGAGCGGTACGGGGACGGTCTTTCGCGCCACTGTTGTCGCCTGA
- a CDS encoding cation diffusion facilitator family transporter: MSASGGTKAIVAALGANLSIAVAKFVAFLFSGSSSMLAESVHSLADSGNQGLLLLGGKKAQREATPQHPFGYGRERYIYAFLVSIVLFSVGGMFAVYEGYEKVKHPHSLDNWYWPVGVLVFALIAEGYSFRTAIKESNQTRGTLSWAQFIRRAKAPELPVVLLEDFGALIGLVLALAGVGLAVSTGNGVWDGIGTLCIGTLLILIAIVLAAETKSLLLGEAAGTEEVDKIKEAIVDHETVTSVIHMRTLHLGPEELLVAAKIAVQHDDTAAEVARAINAAEARIREAVPIARVIYLEPDIYSEAEAAAGEDPKATPGGPAPVPHH, translated from the coding sequence ATGAGTGCGTCAGGTGGAACCAAGGCGATCGTGGCGGCGCTCGGCGCCAACCTCTCGATCGCGGTAGCGAAGTTCGTGGCGTTCCTCTTCAGTGGCTCGTCGTCGATGCTCGCCGAGAGCGTCCACTCACTCGCCGACTCGGGCAACCAGGGGCTGCTGCTCCTCGGCGGCAAGAAGGCCCAGCGCGAGGCAACCCCGCAACACCCCTTCGGCTACGGCCGCGAGCGCTACATCTACGCCTTCCTCGTCTCGATCGTGCTGTTCTCGGTCGGCGGGATGTTCGCGGTCTACGAGGGTTACGAGAAGGTCAAGCACCCGCACTCACTGGACAACTGGTACTGGCCGGTCGGCGTCCTGGTCTTCGCGCTCATCGCGGAGGGCTACTCCTTCCGTACGGCGATCAAGGAGTCCAACCAGACGCGAGGCACGCTCTCCTGGGCCCAGTTCATCCGCCGCGCCAAGGCGCCCGAACTTCCGGTGGTACTGCTGGAGGACTTCGGCGCACTGATCGGCCTGGTCCTCGCCCTGGCCGGCGTCGGACTGGCGGTGAGTACGGGCAACGGTGTCTGGGACGGCATCGGCACGCTGTGCATCGGCACCCTGCTCATCCTGATCGCGATCGTTCTGGCAGCTGAGACCAAATCCCTGCTCCTCGGTGAGGCGGCGGGCACCGAGGAGGTCGACAAGATCAAGGAAGCGATCGTCGACCACGAGACCGTCACCTCCGTGATCCACATGCGGACGCTGCACCTCGGCCCCGAGGAACTCCTGGTGGCCGCCAAGATCGCGGTCCAGCACGACGACACGGCAGCGGAAGTGGCCCGCGCGATCAACGCCGCTGAGGCGCGCATCCGCGAAGCCGTCCCGATCGCCCGGGTGATCTATCTGGAACCGGACATCTACAGCGAGGCCGAGGCCGCGGCGGGCGAGGACCCGAAGGCGACCCCGGGCGGCCCGGCACCCGTACCGCACCACTGA
- the ahcY gene encoding adenosylhomocysteinase produces the protein MTTDAITQDFKVADLSLAAFGRKEITLAEHEMPGLMSIRKEYAASQPLAGARVTGSLHMTVQTAVLIETLVALGAEVRWASCNIFSTQDHAAAAIAVGPKGTPEAPAGVPVFAWKGESLEEYWWCTEQALTWPNTPTGGPNMILDDGGDATLLVHKGVEFEKAGAAPDPATADSEEYSYILKLLNRTLGENPQKWTQLSSEIRGVTEETTTGVHRLYEMHRDGTLLFPAINVNDAVTKSKFDNKYGCRHSLIDGINRATDVLIGGKVAVVCGYGDVGKGCAESLRGQGARVIITEIDPICALQAAMDGFQVSTLDDVVSIADIFVTTTGNKDIIMAADMAKMKHQAIVGNIGHFDNEIDMAGLARIPGIVRDEVKPQVHTWTFADGKVLIVLSEGRLLNLGNATGHPSFVMSNSFADQTLAQIELFTKPAEYPTDVYVLPKHLDEKVARLHLEALGVKLTTLRPEQAAYIGVQVEGPYKSDHYRY, from the coding sequence ATGACGACCGACGCCATCACCCAGGACTTCAAGGTCGCGGATCTTTCGCTGGCCGCCTTCGGGCGCAAGGAGATCACTCTCGCCGAGCACGAGATGCCGGGTCTGATGTCGATCCGCAAGGAGTACGCCGCGTCTCAGCCGCTGGCCGGCGCTCGTGTGACCGGTTCGCTGCACATGACGGTGCAGACGGCCGTACTGATCGAGACCCTGGTCGCTCTCGGCGCCGAGGTCCGCTGGGCCTCCTGCAACATCTTCTCCACCCAGGACCACGCCGCCGCGGCGATCGCGGTCGGCCCGAAGGGCACCCCGGAGGCGCCTGCGGGCGTTCCGGTGTTCGCGTGGAAGGGCGAGAGCCTGGAGGAGTACTGGTGGTGCACGGAGCAGGCGCTGACCTGGCCGAACACCCCGACCGGCGGCCCGAACATGATCCTCGACGACGGCGGTGACGCCACCCTCCTGGTCCACAAGGGTGTCGAGTTCGAGAAGGCCGGCGCGGCCCCGGACCCGGCGACTGCGGACAGCGAGGAGTACAGCTACATCCTCAAGCTCCTCAACCGCACCCTGGGCGAGAACCCGCAGAAGTGGACGCAGCTGTCGTCCGAGATCCGCGGTGTCACCGAGGAGACGACGACCGGTGTGCACCGCCTGTACGAGATGCACCGTGACGGCACCCTCCTGTTCCCGGCGATCAACGTCAACGACGCTGTCACCAAGTCGAAGTTCGACAACAAGTACGGCTGCCGCCACTCGCTGATCGACGGCATCAACCGGGCCACCGACGTCCTGATCGGCGGCAAGGTCGCGGTCGTCTGCGGTTACGGCGATGTGGGCAAGGGCTGCGCGGAGTCGCTTCGCGGTCAGGGCGCCCGAGTGATCATCACCGAGATCGACCCGATCTGCGCTCTGCAGGCGGCGATGGACGGCTTCCAGGTCTCGACCCTGGACGACGTCGTGTCGATCGCGGACATCTTCGTCACCACGACGGGTAACAAGGACATCATCATGGCCGCCGACATGGCCAAGATGAAGCACCAGGCCATCGTCGGGAACATCGGTCACTTCGACAACGAGATCGACATGGCCGGCCTGGCCCGAATCCCCGGGATCGTGCGGGACGAGGTCAAGCCGCAGGTCCACACCTGGACGTTCGCCGACGGCAAGGTCCTGATCGTGCTGTCCGAGGGGCGGCTGCTGAACCTGGGCAACGCGACGGGCCACCCGTCGTTCGTGATGTCGAACTCGTTCGCGGACCAGACTCTGGCCCAGATCGAGCTGTTCACCAAGCCCGCCGAGTACCCGACCGACGTGTACGTGCTGCCCAAGCACCTGGACGAGAAGGTCGCCCGCCTCCACCTCGAAGCCCTCGGCGTCAAGCTCACGACGCTCCGTCCCGAGCAGGCCGCCTACATCGGCGTCCAGGTCGAGGGCCCGTACAAGTCGGACCACTACCGCTACTGA